In the genome of Dermacentor silvarum isolate Dsil-2018 chromosome 1, BIME_Dsil_1.4, whole genome shotgun sequence, one region contains:
- the LOC119435341 gene encoding cytochrome P450 3A5: MDFSPWSILIALTAVAATVAIIWLLKRKYDHNFFRRHGIPGPEPDLILGNYGQLDKDRIKVMDTWVQKYGKVFGFYMAEIPYVIVSDLDMIKECFVKQMQIFHERPPMLIPVEPLLSSLLYATGVQWKKVRSVVNPSFSSTKMKHLTTTIVSCCEKTLEVINSHVDDGQPVNMTKLFKGLSLDVVSKCALAWEVDCQGDPNDPLLKVVRSVAEDTESTLVEGALKVPAFRGLLRWVFPFTEISRIYCDLLERLRQIIKLRRRGHRPSTLDMLQLLLDAQEGTERNEFEGRKPYIPLITDDELLGNCFVFLVAGYETTATAMSIAMYELAMHPDEQEDIYCEMMQALEPSGELTYEVIHQMKRLDMFVCECLRMYPPIALITSRQCNKDTVVLGQRFPAGVNVMAPTWQVHHDPEVWPNPFRFDSERFRGGARAHHPAAFIPFGLGPRECLGKRFSILEIKAAICTTLRKCKVLICEETVVPMKPVVRSLFLRSESDIMLKFGLRSFSYEKA; encoded by the exons ATGGACTTCTCTCCATGGTCAATCCTTATAGCGTTGACAGCTGTGGCAGCTACTGTTGCGATTATCTGGCTGCTGAAAAGAAAGTATGACCACAACTTCTTCCGGAGGCACGGAATTCCAGGGCCGGAGCCAGACCTTATCTTGGGCAACTATGGACAACTGGACAAAGATCGCATCAAG GTGATGGATACCTGGGTGCAGAAGTATGGCAAAGTGTTCGGTTTCTACATGGCCGAGATTCCTTACGTGATCGTCAGTGACCTGGATATGATCAAAGAGTGCTTTGTCAAGCAAATGCAAATCTTCCACGAGAGGCCGCCGATGCTGATACCCGTGGAGCCTCTCTTGAGCAGCTTACTCTACGCCACAG GAGTCCAATGGAAGAAAGTGCGGAGCGTGGTTAACCCCAGCTTCAGCTCCACCAAGATGAAACATTTGACTACAACCATAGTGAGCTGTTGCGAGAAGACACTAGAAGTCATCAACAGTCACGTGGATGATGGACAACCAGTAAACATGACCAAGTTATTCAAAGGCCTTTCCCTGGACGTCGTATCCAAGTGCGCCCTTGCATGGGAG GTCGATTGCCAGGGGGACCCAAATGACCCGCTACTGAAAGTAGTCAGGAGCGTCGCCGAGGACACCGAGAGCACCTTGGTCGAAGGAGCGCTTAAGGTTCCCGCTTTCCGGGGCCTTTTGCGATGGGTGTTTCCATTCACCGAGATCTCCAGGATCTACTGTGACCTGCTGGAACGTTTGCGTCAGATAATAAAACTTCGCCGGCGTGGACACAGGCCCTCAACGCTGGACATGTTGCAGCTACTGCTTGATGCCCAAGAGGGCACGGAACGCAACGAATTTGAAGGCAGGAAACCGTATATCCCACTGATCACCGACGACGAGCTTCTGGGGAACTGTTTCGTCTTCCTGGTCGCGGGATACGAAACTACCGCAACAGCTATGTCTATCGCTATGTACGAACTAGCCATGCACCCCGACGAACAGGAAGACATCTACTGCGAAATGATGCAAGCGCTGGAACCAAGCGGTGAACTTACGTATGAAGTGATCCACCAGATGAAGCGTCTAGACATGTTCGTATGCGAGTGCCTCCGCATGTATCCTCCTATTGCTTTAATCACGTCCAGACAGTGCAACAAAGACACCGTAGTTCTCGGACAGCGTTTTCCGGCTGGCGTCAACGTGATGGCTCCAACGTGGCAGGTACACCACGATCCAGAAGTTTGGCCCAATCCATTCCGATTCGACTCGGAGAGATTCCGCGGTGGCGCCCGCGCCCACCATCCGGCGGCGTTCATTCCGTTTGGTCTTGGTCCCAGGGAGTGCCTGGGAAAGCGGTTTTCTATTCTAGAGATCAAAGCGGCTATTTGCACAACGCTAAGGAAGTGTAAAGTGCTTATTTGCGAGGAAACGGTCGTTCCTATGAAGCCGGTCGTAAGGTCCCTGTTTCTTCGGTCTGAAAGCGACATTATGCTGAAGTTCGGACTCAGAAGCTTTTCTTATGAAAAGGCATGA